Genomic window (Trichlorobacter lovleyi):
TTTCTCCTTCTATTGATCGCTGCGTAGCGATGCCAGTACATACTTGCGGGTCGAATCTCACTTGGATGTCTCTGCCCGTCGACAAGTGTGAGGCAGTACCTATTTGTGATGTTGGTGTTTACTCAAATACCAGCAACGCCTGTGTTTCAGGCGCTTGTCCTACAGGCGGGGCGTGCTCACAGATTTCCGGGGATACCACGCTGAAGCCGGACGGTACCCCAATGACGTATTGCTCCCCGAACCAGTGCCAAAGCGACACCTCGGGGATGCTTACCTATCCTAATGACGTGGATCCGGTTGGGGCCAACGACCTCACCGATGACGGTGCGCGAAATGCGGACGGATCTTGTGCAGGCCAGATATACATCTTTAATGGCCGTGATATGCGCTGCACCAAAGATGATATCAGGGGGATGATTGGCAGTGTTGCCAAAATTGTAGCAGCAATTGTTCTTTCAGTTGTGACAGCAGGTATGGGTGCGGCAATTTTTGCCGCGATGTCAGGCGTTACTCTGGCGGCCGGGTCGACCGCTGCAGCGGTAGCCAACGCAATCGCTACTTCAGTTGTTACCTCGGCTGTAAGTTTGGCAATTGATGCGGCAACGATTGGCATACAGCCTGGATGGGCGATGCAAGCCGGGATCAGTATGATGAGTGCTGCCGTCTTCGCCTACTTCAACCCTGCCGTTTCAAGTACAACCCAAAATGCTGATGGTACAATATCAACGACAACAAAAACCGTTTCAGATGCATCTGGCAAAGACATTTTACAGGTATCGCAAACGATGAGAGATACTGGTACCATGACAGTCGACGCGAGCGGCAATGCTACCGAGATGTTCACGTCAAAATCAATTGAGAAGTCTACTGATATGTTCGGTAATGAAGTTCAAAAGCAGACAACGGTAATGATCACCTATAACGCTGCTGGTGGGGCAACCAAAACAGTTATTGATGCGACAACAACAATTCCTGCCTCTGTAGCCGGCCTCTGGGCACTCCAGGCTAAACAGTTGGCTCAAGATTTTGCCCCCGCCATTTCCTCTGGCATGATGGCGTCCTACGGGACCAAGAAGTGCTGTCACCCGGACAAGGTTTCGTCATCTTGCTCGAAGTCAGAGTTCGAAGAGTGGTCGCTACAGGCTAAAGGCAATTGCCATAAGATTGGCGTGTATTGTGACACAAAGTTTCTCTCTTGGTGCATGGCGCATAAAGAGACATCCTGCTGCTTTGCGTCAAAGCTTGCTCGAATATTCCATGAGCAAGGACGGCCACAACTGCAGTCTTTTGGTGTTGATGGAGGCTGGGGCAGCGCAAAAAGCCCTCGGTGCCGCGGGTTTACACCTGACGAATTCCAAATGATAGATATGGGGCAGCTGGACCTGAGTGAATACATAGCCGATATATCAAGTCAGATATCTAATATGGCGTCTGATATGGCTTCATATATGAACTCAGTAAGTGGTGATGCCGGGAAACGCGCAGAGTCAGTTATGACGCAATAGAAGCAACAATAAAAATGTCTGTATTAATGCCCTCTGGCCAGCCAGGGGGCATTTTTTTTGCCAGTAATGCCACAGGGGGCGGACATATATCTAATAGAGGGGAATGCAGACTGTGCGATGGCAAAACCACAAACTCACTACGCTGGCGATGGTGTATTCAACCACCGGTTCATTTGCTGCTACAGGTTGCGCAATGCTTGGATGTGTGTTGCCTGATGCTTTGGAGTTTCGAGGGGTCATCAGCCATAGGACTGTTACACATTATCCGTATCTCTATGCTGTCCCAGCCGCTTTGGTTTGGTTTGCTTTGCGGAGGCAACCTACATATGCCAGTTATGTAATGTTTTTCGTGTTGATCGGCTGTCTTTGCCACTTGGCTCAAGACGCCCTGAGTAAAGGTGGAATCCCCCTCAAGACGCCGTGGACCGGCAGGTGGGGAGCAAATTTTTATATAACACGGGAGCTGAGTGAGTATGCCACGGCTGGTGCCATTATGTTTGCGGCAGGGATGGTAGCTCTGCTGCTTGGGCGCTTCGACTATCAATATCTATCTGCCGAACTTGTGAGCTTTGTTAAATTCATGTCCGGTTTTGTTGACAAGATAAAATCAGTCTAGTTTATGGGAGTGATCAGATGATTTGGCTGAAGCCGTTGATGTTTTCTCTTGGTATTGGTGGAGGGGTGAGTCTTGCGGTCTACGCACTAATGGATGCCAGAGATGGACAAAAGGATGAAGGAAGCGTCGCTAAGAAGAAGGATAAAAGCAAAAACAATGAAAAGGAAATGGAAAGCCGCACTGATGGGGGTGGCGGACTTGGTCAGATAAACCAAAAAAAAGAAAGCGATTACATAAAAAAACTGCGTCTATCGGCGCAAGAGCGGTCATCTCAGCGGACTGACCGTATCCTACCAACGGGTAACTGGAGAGCTAAATGAAGAGAATTGTGGCTTGTGTTTTAATCGTATCATCGGTTCTGACGGCGAGTGGCGCATTTTGTGCTGAGCGAAAGCCTAGCGCAAAAAAACATGTGGCACCGGTTGTTGCTCAGGGATCTGCTAAAGCGGACGAAAAAGATGTGGATCGCTATCTTGCTGTAGTCAAGCCAGATGAAGTGCTTCATGCCGCTCTTGTTGCCTCATTTGGGCAGAGCCCTGATGTCGATTTCATCATGAAGGAAATCAACATGGCAAAGATTAAATCTGCCATGAAAAAGGCCCTGCTTAACATCTACAATGCAGAAGAAATGAAATTGCTTGCTGATTTTGTGAGCCAACCAGGCGCTAAAAATATTCTCAACAAATCAAACCTGCTTATGAAGTCAATAGGACCGGATCTGCAGACCGAATTAACCCGAGTTGTTGAGAAAAAAATGAAGCAAGTGAATGAGCAAAAGGAAAAATGACATGAGATTTTTTTTCTTGGCAGCTTTGCTATCTGTGGTGACTTTTTGGTCTTATAACGGGCCGATTGATGCGTATGCGGGCGAGTTGCAAAGCGGTAACAAAATAGCGCATGCAATGGATGTCAAACTTGACAGAAATGTAGATGTCCTGCCGTGGGATGGGCTTGGGCGCGACGTAGGAGGTTCGCTTGCAAAAGGCATGGTTGTGTCTGTTGTCGGGTCTCTTGGTGATGGCGTGGTGGTTGTAACCCGTCATGGAGCCCATCAAGCGTATTTGATTCCAGCGGTTCAGCTTCCTGCGTCTGTACGGTCGGCTGTTTATGCATCTGGCAAGCCTTGTCCTCTTGACCCTCAAAAGCGGATTTGCGAGGTAAAGCGGTAGAATGGTTTCGCGAAGGGAATTTATCTGTAAGCTCGGTTTATGTTCTGCGGCAATGGTTTGGGCAGGATCTGTACCATCAAGAGCTCTTGCCTCAGCAAAATGGCTGGACGGTTGGGCCGGTGATGATCATGAAGATATGCAAGAAGGCCCCCTGCCAGCAGTCCAAGATCTGAAAGGTGCAACCCCTGAGTTTTGCCCTGGTGTTTTGCGCCTTAAAAGTTCAATCCATGGTGGAAGCTATGAATTCAGGTTTAGGGACCAACAAGGCAAATACGATGAAAACATCCTTGCGGCCTTGAACTGGTTTTTGCGCTGCAAGGACGGTACGTGGCAGCATATGGATATAACGACAATCGAAACACTTAACTATGTCTCTGCGCTGCTTGGAGTCCCTGAAATTCAGGTTAATTCAGGGTACCGGTCACCAGCTTATAACGCCTGGCTTGCCAGAAAAAATGAAAATGTAGCCCGGAATTCGTTGCACCAATATGGGATGGCAATCGATTTTACTGTCCCTGGTATGTCTGCTCGCGATGTCTGCTCGTACACCTTGTACGCCAGGAATGTTATGGGGCGAGGGGGGGTAGGCTACTACCCTAAGGCAGGTTTTGTACATCTGGATTCAGGAAAGGCCAAGGAATGGGTCCGCTAGAAGGTAATAAGGGTATGGCGCTGCCAGCTGTGGTTTTTTGGCTTTGCATAGTCGGTGGCCTCGTTCTTTTAGTAATGGATGTGGTCAAGAGCAAAGACTCTTATGAGGGTAAAAAGACACACGGTGATAAATATGTAAATTCAACCAGCACATCAAGCAAAGGGACCCTAGTGCAGGAAATAGGGGCAAACCTTGGGCTTGTTAAGGATGCCAAATGGTGGAGCAGTCCTGCCAAGCTTAAGCGAGAAGAAGTAACTCAGGTGTTTGCTTCGTATTCATCCCCCAGGACTAAACACAAGCAAAACTCCGGAGCTGCTTCGTATTATGTGGATCAAGCAAAATGATGTACGCCCTGCCGTGCGGTGAGGGAGCCGCGGAGTAACCTTGCTAGGGCGGGGGATTTTAGCCTCTTCCGCTGACCGCCCAACTTTTATCCAAACTCCTTCCTCTCTTGCAAGGTATCCCGAGGGGAATACCGGGTTCGATGCCCGGCGGCAGGGCATAAAATGTTGCCAACAAATATAGACTGTGATAGTTTATATATATCATGCCTGTAATGGCAAAAACAATTAAGGAGTATGATTATGAACAAAAACGAGTTGATCGGAGCGGTGTCTGAGAAATCTGGTGTTAAAAAGGCTGAGGTTGAAAAAGTCCTCAATGGTTTTGTCGAGTGTGTTGAAAAGGCTTTGGCGTCGAAAGATAAGATCGCGCTCGTCGGTTTCGGGACATTTGAGGTTTCAGAACGAGCGGCACGTACGGGGCGCAACCCGCAAACCGGCAAAGAAATCAAGATCGCTGCATCTGTTGTGCCCAAGTTCAAGCCTGGTAAGTCGCTTAAGGATGCAGTAAGCGGCTTGGTAAAGAAGTAGTTGCTGAAAAACGCTCCCCCGGTCGTAAAGCGAGAATGGGGGAGCGTTTGGCAATTTATGCAGCATGTAACAATAGACATAGCGCTGCTAAGAGAAGGTCATCTGCTGGCTTGGTGTGGTGAGCTTAAGTTCAGGGACACCCGCAAGGTATTTAGTGGCAGTGTCATAAGTAAGTCTGCTGGGGTGGGCCAAATAAAGGCTGTTTCGGACATTCTGGGGAGGTTGAAGTACCCGGTAGAGGCAGCGGTCTCGGTGTATGGTGAAGAGATAAGTTGTGGCGTGGTTTCCGAGTTGTTGGCCACTTTTGGCCACCACCGACTTGAAATTACCGGTTGTCCTGTCACTCCTGACGAACGTTTGTTGGCGGGAATCGGTGGCGCTGTTGAGATGGGCAGGGGGGTGGTTGTTTATGAAGCATCTCTTGGGCTTGCGAGCAAACTTCTTGATTGTCTTGGGGTGGATGACCCTTACTTTTGTTTTGAAGATGATGCTGGCGGGAGGTGCTTTGTTGAGCACGAGCGGGCTAAGTCAACCGTAGAATTTGCAGGAGAAGTGCAAATCCAGGACGAGATCCAGTGGGATCTGTTTGAGTAGAGGAAGAGGATGACCACAATAATCAAAAAAATTAAAGCGAGAGCGAATTTGGGCCTGGCCTTTCATGGAGCTTTTTGGGGGGGCATTTTGCTGTCGCTCTTTTCGTTAAGCGATATGTGTACCGGTGGATGTTCGGCTGTCTCTGACTACAGGATATTTGGCACTCGCTTCGCGTATATGGGCGTCTTCTATTTCTCCCTGCTAGCAGGCAGCTTTGCCATCGCGTCCTATGCTCGTGAAAAACGATACTATGTGTTTGATGCGCTAGTGTTGGCTGGGGTCGGGGCAGAAATTTATTTTGTAATAATCCAAAAGTTTGGCGTGCATCAGTGGTGTCCCATTTGTCTGTCGATCTGCGCGGTAGTGGTTTTGATTGCTGTTATGCGGGGGTACGAGCTTAACAGAGACCGGTTGAGGCAGAAGGCTGCGAGTGGGTTGGTCGAGGAAGTTGATAAAGGCAAAGCAAAACCGGTATTACGTTTTGCAGGGGTGGCGCTTATATGTTTACTTACTGTTATAAGCGGCTTCGCGGTAGCAGTTGCCGGTGTGAAAAAAACTCCTGTTGCACTTAGTTCCCAAGCTAAACGTCTGCTGTCGGGTATGGCGCCAGACTCACTGCTTAACCCTTTGGAACACGCTGATATTTGGATTGGCAAGGCGGATTCGCCGATTGATGTATATCTGGTCGCTGACTGGTACTGCGGATACTGTAAAAAAATTCAACCGGACATTGAAAAAAGCCTGCCGGATGTAGCCAGTAAAGCCCGTTATACATGGCTTGATATGCCAGTCCATATGGCATCTCTTAATGTCGTCCCTGTCAGTGTGTCATTGCTATTGAACTCCCGCCAAGACGTGCAGAAGGGAAGAAAAATTCTTGATGGGCTTACATCTAAAAAACAGTCCGTTACAGACGTAGAGGCTATCGAGGCGTTGAAAGAAGCGGGTATTGCGTTTATGCCGGCAAAAGAAGGGGAAGTCCGGCGCCTTGTCGCAGAGACGGTCAACTTTTGCAAGATTCACGACATAAGCATGACTCCGAGCGCCGTGATTATAAATAGGTCAACTGGCGTAACGAAGGTTCTGCGCGGGGCCGACGATGTTTCTGGCGTAAAGATTGTGGCCGCGATTGCCATGCTTCAATCAGCTGACACAGCGGTTAAATAGGGACAACTTATGGTGACGGTGCAGATTAAATCAGACGGGTCTAAGTCGGGAGCAGATTTGGCAACACGTCTGGCTGAGGTGGTCAAGGCGGCGTCAAAGGGGATAGGGACTGTTGAGGTTAGCGTGGAGCATCCACACAAAGGCGCGGTGGCACGACAGTTGACAGGTGTCTTGAGGGTGGATCGTCTTGATTTTGTCCCGGCGTCTACTCGGTGTTTTGCATGTCACAGGCCCCTGACTTCAGGCACGGCATACATTGTTAAAACTCCTGCTGGTGCTGAACATCCGTATGGTCCTACTTGCGTGGAACGGCGTGTGCCGGGAGCCAAAAATCAGGTCTATCCAGATTTTACCCGCGCCTCACGGAACCCACCATCTGAAGGCGTCTCCCTCAAAAGAGCCTCCTCAAAAGTAAAAAGATCTCAGTTTAGTTTTGAAGAAGAGTATCTGATTCTCCGTTATGAAAAATTGAGAGGTTTCTCGATACCTGGGTTTGAGCTACTTGACGGTGTCTTTAATAGATACAAGGAAGGTGGGGCGCTTAGTGACCATGACAGGGATTTTGTAAAAAAGTTGATGGCCAAAATACCTGCTTCCAAGTTTCCGGGATTGTCCATGGAAAACCTGCAGGCTTGCTATGCGTATAGCCACTGTCTGTCTCAGGCTATTTTAATGCTTCCTGAAGACAAGCGAAATTTTTTGTCAAAGCTTCTTGCCGATCTCCAGACAAAACTCTACCTCACAGACCACCAGGTTGAAGCAGCCAATCGTTGGTTGACAAAATTCAGCGAATTTCCTGAGCTTGATGCCGCTCCTTTTGAGTGGGCAAAACACAAAACGGATTAAGGCGGGAAGAGGCACGTAATGGAAAAGATTGGCTTGATAGGACTCGGAGTGGCTGTAAGTGCATTCGCGTATGGCGGACTACAATTCTTGGGTTCAAAAAAACAGATAATGAAAAAAATCACTACGTCGAGTGAGAGAAAACGTGGCGATGACGCTATAAAAAACCTGATGGTCAATCTGGACAGACAGGGACTGTTTGAGGATATTGAGCAGATTAAAGCCAGAAGGGCGGGGGTAAAGCTTCAGTCTGTGACTCCAGTAATAAATCCGGTGCAGAGCGGGCCTAATGAGGAAAACTGTAATAAAGAAGCAGGCGAAATCGCACGCGAAGCAGCAATACTGACTGAGCCGCAGGAGGATTTTTACGAAAAATATGCGGCCAAGAGCCTTGACTCAAGACCTGCCACCTTAGGGCAAGATGCTGTTCCGCCAGCTTGCGCTTTAAGTAGTGAAGAAGGGCAAGCTGAAGAAACGAAGAGCATCCAGGGTTGCACCCCGGAAAAATTGAGATCTCCTGTTGAAGATGACTTCGCTTCTAACAACAAAAGAAGCATGGACGCTATCCTGGTCGGTTGCGGCAGAGAAAGACCAACCGAGAGCCAGTGGAATGTGATTATCTCAGGGGCTCTTAATTCGAGAGTAATCGCAGGTGCTGGTTCTGGCAAGTCAACATGCTTGTCTTTGCGTGTAGTTTACATGCACAAGTATCTCAATATCCCACTTGACCAGATAACTGTTGTCACCTTTACCAAGGCATCTCGAAAGGATTTTATTGAAAAGTTGACAAGGGACTTCAATGATTTCGGGATATCAGCTTCTCCTTGGGTTGTGAAATCTATAGTCAGAACATTTCATTCTCTACTTATTTCTCAAAGCATGCCGGCCGGAGGGGGAGCGGGGCCATCATTTTTTGAGCAACAGGGAGAGCCGATGCCTCAGGGCGAAGAAGCAGGAGGAATTGTTGCAGATCCAGGCGCCTTAAATCCACGGCAAATGAGTGTTTTGAGGCAAGTGTTTGCCGATTGTTTTTACAGTGATCCAGAATTCAAGCGCATTATTATTGACCTTATGATGTTGGCGTTTGATAAGCCGCATGGACTTAAATATGAAGACAGCGAGAGCCTTGAAAAAGCGATAGCGGTGGCGAGCAAGCGAGACCAGTTGCTTGCCACTGAAATTAACCGGATTTGGTCAGAAAATTTACGGACGGGGATACCTGGTGTTGAATGGGAGATTAGTCCCATCAAAAACAGCAGGGGCGACTCATGGCATGCCAATGGCCGAATCAAGGACAGTGGTGTGCCTATTATCTTGGGAAACGGTGGGTTAGGCGAGTATGCTGGCCAGATCGCGAATCCAATTGACAGTATCCGTAACTTTGGCTTCATAAACACCGTACGCCTCAAAGTTCTCTCTGCCATCTCTACCGAGCATTACCTCTACATTGAAAACAAGTCAGACCTTGCACGCCTGCAATCCATGCTTGCCTGGTGCGATGGTGCCTTGTCTGAGCAAAAAAAACTGCCTGCCTTTGAGGTCCATCTCGCCGGTGAGCGGAAGCCTTACAGTATTTTCGAACTGCTTTATAAGACCGCCAGCTTTATCCTGAGTATGGGTATCGATGTTGTGCCGGCTGCACAAGAAATTGCAGCTCGCTTAAAAAATGAAGAATCAGCAAAAATGGAGTGTCATGTCTGTTTAGCTCTGGCTCACTTTTGGCCGGTGTTCACAAAGTCTTTGCAGTCGATGGAGATGACCACCTATGATGAGCTTTTTCTGCATCTTTCAGAACGCGAAAACATACTAAAATTTGGACTCGATAAATTTAAGCCAATGGCGAACTTACTGATTGACGAGTTCCAGGATATTTCTGGCCAAATCGTCCGGTGGGTAATAGGTGTCCAGGAAACGCTGCGTGCGTCAGGAATCACTCCTTCGCTTATGGCAGTCGGGGATGACTGGCAGTCTGTATACGGATGGCGCGGCAGCGACCCGGACTTTCTTATCAATTTTGAGCGGTATTTCCCTGAGCCCGCCACGTTTGTGATGCCGGAAAACTTCAGGAGTGGCCAGATGGTCATTGATGCGGCAGAGGTTGTTGTATCTCGCGTCCTTGACCGGGCTGTCAGCAAGCATGGTGTGTCACAAGTTAAGTCTCCGCCATTGCCGGCCGTGTTTATGGGAATAGCAAGTGACGATGACATAAAAAGACTTGTTTCTCTGCTTGTAAACAAAAATCCCCTGTCTTCCATATTTATCCTTTCTCGCACAAACGAAGGCTTGATCGGACTTTCGGATCTCCCGAAGCAGTACAAAGGAGTCGCGCTGCATACGCTGCACAGGTCAAAAGGGCTTGAAAGCGATTACGTTATTATCAAGGGTGATTGTGTGTATAGGAATAGGAATTT
Coding sequences:
- a CDS encoding UvrD-helicase domain-containing protein is translated as MEKIGLIGLGVAVSAFAYGGLQFLGSKKQIMKKITTSSERKRGDDAIKNLMVNLDRQGLFEDIEQIKARRAGVKLQSVTPVINPVQSGPNEENCNKEAGEIAREAAILTEPQEDFYEKYAAKSLDSRPATLGQDAVPPACALSSEEGQAEETKSIQGCTPEKLRSPVEDDFASNNKRSMDAILVGCGRERPTESQWNVIISGALNSRVIAGAGSGKSTCLSLRVVYMHKYLNIPLDQITVVTFTKASRKDFIEKLTRDFNDFGISASPWVVKSIVRTFHSLLISQSMPAGGGAGPSFFEQQGEPMPQGEEAGGIVADPGALNPRQMSVLRQVFADCFYSDPEFKRIIIDLMMLAFDKPHGLKYEDSESLEKAIAVASKRDQLLATEINRIWSENLRTGIPGVEWEISPIKNSRGDSWHANGRIKDSGVPIILGNGGLGEYAGQIANPIDSIRNFGFINTVRLKVLSAISTEHYLYIENKSDLARLQSMLAWCDGALSEQKKLPAFEVHLAGERKPYSIFELLYKTASFILSMGIDVVPAAQEIAARLKNEESAKMECHVCLALAHFWPVFTKSLQSMEMTTYDELFLHLSERENILKFGLDKFKPMANLLIDEFQDISGQIVRWVIGVQETLRASGITPSLMAVGDDWQSVYGWRGSDPDFLINFERYFPEPATFVMPENFRSGQMVIDAAEVVVSRVLDRAVSKHGVSQVKSPPLPAVFMGIASDDDIKRLVSLLVNKNPLSSIFILSRTNEGLIGLSDLPKQYKGVALHTLHRSKGLESDYVIIKGDCVYRNRNLLFRCRLYTTGNGITSMDYRDFWGEIGNYPGRFWPDDGSICIIVCNCRRLTSKKPHFRHFQHTPFLLQRPVLSGFTGIPG
- a CDS encoding HU family DNA-binding protein, producing the protein MNKNELIGAVSEKSGVKKAEVEKVLNGFVECVEKALASKDKIALVGFGTFEVSERAARTGRNPQTGKEIKIAASVVPKFKPGKSLKDAVSGLVKK
- a CDS encoding metal-dependent hydrolase yields the protein MRWQNHKLTTLAMVYSTTGSFAATGCAMLGCVLPDALEFRGVISHRTVTHYPYLYAVPAALVWFALRRQPTYASYVMFFVLIGCLCHLAQDALSKGGIPLKTPWTGRWGANFYITRELSEYATAGAIMFAAGMVALLLGRFDYQYLSAELVSFVKFMSGFVDKIKSV
- a CDS encoding vitamin K epoxide reductase family protein, encoding MTTIIKKIKARANLGLAFHGAFWGGILLSLFSLSDMCTGGCSAVSDYRIFGTRFAYMGVFYFSLLAGSFAIASYAREKRYYVFDALVLAGVGAEIYFVIIQKFGVHQWCPICLSICAVVVLIAVMRGYELNRDRLRQKAASGLVEEVDKGKAKPVLRFAGVALICLLTVISGFAVAVAGVKKTPVALSSQAKRLLSGMAPDSLLNPLEHADIWIGKADSPIDVYLVADWYCGYCKKIQPDIEKSLPDVASKARYTWLDMPVHMASLNVVPVSVSLLLNSRQDVQKGRKILDGLTSKKQSVTDVEAIEALKEAGIAFMPAKEGEVRRLVAETVNFCKIHDISMTPSAVIINRSTGVTKVLRGADDVSGVKIVAAIAMLQSADTAVK
- a CDS encoding YcbK family protein — encoded protein: MVSRREFICKLGLCSAAMVWAGSVPSRALASAKWLDGWAGDDHEDMQEGPLPAVQDLKGATPEFCPGVLRLKSSIHGGSYEFRFRDQQGKYDENILAALNWFLRCKDGTWQHMDITTIETLNYVSALLGVPEIQVNSGYRSPAYNAWLARKNENVARNSLHQYGMAIDFTVPGMSARDVCSYTLYARNVMGRGGVGYYPKAGFVHLDSGKAKEWVR